A single Deltaproteobacteria bacterium DNA region contains:
- a CDS encoding response regulator has product MENLATILLIEDERQMRRFLRVTLQSERYALIEAETAAEGLSQAAARSPDIVLLDLGLPDMDGLEVIKKLREWSAVPIIVISAREQEGDKIKALDEGADDYLTKPFGSGELLARIRVALRHAVPKSQDQRDAIFTAEDLSIDFLKRQVHRGGREVHLTPIEYRLLVVLVRNAGRVMTHRHILKEVWGPSYIEQTHYLRVFMNQLRKKIEADSARPHFLLNEPGIGYRFKPDLD; this is encoded by the coding sequence ATGGAAAATCTTGCCACAATACTTTTAATTGAAGACGAACGCCAGATGAGGCGCTTTCTCCGGGTAACGCTGCAAAGTGAACGATATGCTTTGATTGAAGCAGAAACGGCTGCCGAGGGACTTTCCCAGGCGGCGGCACGGAGTCCCGATATAGTACTGCTCGATTTGGGACTTCCCGATATGGATGGCCTTGAAGTTATTAAAAAATTGCGGGAATGGTCTGCCGTACCCATCATCGTTATTTCTGCAAGGGAACAGGAAGGGGATAAAATAAAGGCCCTTGATGAGGGGGCGGATGACTATTTGACGAAGCCTTTTGGCTCTGGTGAACTATTGGCCAGAATCCGCGTTGCCCTCCGACATGCTGTGCCTAAAAGCCAGGATCAAAGGGACGCGATTTTTACTGCCGAGGACCTGAGTATTGATTTCTTAAAGAGGCAAGTTCATCGTGGCGGCAGGGAGGTTCACCTTACGCCCATAGAGTATCGGCTGTTGGTGGTTCTTGTCAGGAACGCCGGCCGGGTTATGACTCATAGACACATCCTCAAGGAGGTATGGGGACCTTCCTACATAGAACAGACCCACTATCTCCGTGTTTTCATGAATCAATTAAGAAAGAAGATTGAGGCTGATTCAGCCCGTCCTCATTTTTTACTTAACGAGCCAGGCATCGGCTACCGTTTTAAGCCTGATCTGGATTAG